From Rudanella lutea DSM 19387, a single genomic window includes:
- a CDS encoding putative oxidoreductase C-terminal domain-containing protein, with protein sequence MMLFWPTLSATFALAATMLTPTPASQPRPATPPVRLVVLDPGHFHAALVQKSMYPTVSPEVSVFAPAGPDLQAYEDRIRQYNNRADNPTHWKPIVYTSPDYLNRLLTDKPGNVVVLSGNNRRKNGYIPQLVGAGMNVLSDKPMAIDKADFDRLKGAFATAERKKVLLYDIMTERYEITNALQRALTQVPAVFGQLERGTPDNPAVIKESVHHFFKYVSGQPLVRPAWFFDVRQQGEGLVDVTTHLVDLIQWSCFPDVKLNYQTDVAMHSARRWPTTLTPAQFKQVTRQNTYPDYLQNSRRDSLLDVYANGEMVYRLKGITAKVAVRWNFEPPAGTGDLHYSLMRGSRAHLIIEQGAAQQYKPVLYVKPIAGQAAAAFEKTLETALATLRKTYPGLTLIRQGDKWQIGIPERYEVGHEAHFKQVADAYFRYLSAGKLPAWEVPNMLAKYYTTTQALQMASR encoded by the coding sequence ATGATGTTATTCTGGCCTACCCTGAGCGCCACCTTCGCGCTTGCCGCCACCATGTTGACCCCTACTCCCGCTTCGCAACCGCGACCGGCCACCCCGCCGGTTCGGCTGGTTGTACTCGACCCCGGCCATTTTCATGCCGCCCTGGTGCAGAAATCGATGTACCCCACGGTGAGCCCCGAGGTGTCGGTGTTTGCCCCCGCCGGGCCCGATTTACAGGCTTACGAAGACCGAATCCGGCAGTACAACAACCGCGCCGACAACCCGACGCACTGGAAACCGATTGTGTACACCAGCCCCGACTACCTGAACCGGCTCCTGACCGACAAACCGGGTAACGTGGTGGTGCTGTCGGGCAATAACCGGCGGAAAAACGGCTACATTCCGCAACTCGTTGGGGCAGGGATGAACGTTCTGTCCGACAAACCCATGGCGATCGACAAGGCTGATTTTGACCGGCTCAAGGGGGCATTTGCCACGGCCGAGCGCAAAAAGGTGTTGCTGTACGACATCATGACCGAGCGGTACGAGATCACCAACGCCCTGCAACGGGCACTGACACAGGTGCCGGCCGTGTTTGGGCAACTGGAGCGCGGTACCCCCGACAACCCGGCCGTGATTAAAGAAAGTGTGCACCACTTTTTCAAATACGTGTCGGGGCAGCCGCTGGTACGCCCGGCCTGGTTTTTCGATGTCCGTCAGCAGGGCGAAGGGCTGGTTGACGTAACCACTCACCTCGTCGACCTGATTCAGTGGTCGTGTTTCCCGGACGTGAAGCTCAACTATCAGACCGATGTGGCCATGCACAGCGCCCGGCGCTGGCCCACTACGCTCACTCCGGCTCAGTTCAAACAGGTGACCCGGCAAAATACCTACCCCGATTACCTCCAGAACAGTCGGCGCGATAGCCTGCTCGATGTGTACGCCAATGGTGAAATGGTGTATCGACTTAAAGGTATAACGGCCAAAGTGGCGGTCCGCTGGAATTTTGAACCACCCGCAGGCACCGGCGACCTCCACTACTCGCTCATGCGGGGCAGCCGGGCCCACCTGATTATTGAACAGGGAGCCGCTCAGCAGTACAAGCCTGTTTTGTACGTAAAACCCATAGCCGGGCAAGCCGCAGCCGCCTTTGAGAAAACACTCGAAACTGCCCTCGCTACGCTTCGGAAAACATACCCCGGTCTGACGCTTATCCGGCAGGGCGACAAATGGCAGATTGGTATTCCCGAACGTTACGAAGTGGGGCACGAAGCCCATTTCAAACAGGTAGCCGACGCGTATTTTCGGTACCTGAGCGCCGGTAAACTGCCCGCCTGGGAAGTGCCCAACATGCTGGCCAAATACTACACCACCACACAGGCACTGCAAATGGCGTCCAGGTAA
- a CDS encoding glucosamine-6-phosphate deaminase: protein MTPQTHTDRLALRLHPNRAQLGIKAALAVAERMRTLLNEQDTVAMIFAAAPSQQEFLENLRVQPDIDWGRVRAFHMDEYVGLPAEAPQGFGNFLRERLFDRVPFGEVYYLNGNAPDMEAECNRYAILLTQFPVDIVCMGIGENCHIAFNDPHVALFDDPVLVKVVDLDTACRQQQVNDGCFTHFDDVPTHALTLTVPALMQAPHVFCMVPGHNKAQAIAHTLQSDITELYPSTILRRHEDATLFIDADSASLLPALDEHSAQDSVA, encoded by the coding sequence ATGACTCCACAAACCCATACCGACCGGCTGGCCCTGCGCCTGCATCCCAACCGCGCTCAACTGGGCATAAAGGCTGCTTTGGCCGTTGCCGAGCGGATGCGCACTCTCCTCAATGAACAGGATACCGTTGCCATGATTTTTGCCGCGGCTCCCTCGCAGCAGGAATTTCTGGAAAACCTACGCGTACAGCCCGACATCGACTGGGGCCGGGTGCGGGCGTTTCACATGGACGAATACGTGGGTCTGCCCGCCGAGGCTCCGCAGGGGTTTGGCAACTTCCTGCGCGAACGCCTGTTCGATCGGGTGCCCTTTGGTGAGGTGTATTACCTGAACGGCAACGCACCCGATATGGAGGCCGAATGCAACCGGTACGCTATTCTGCTGACCCAGTTTCCGGTCGATATTGTGTGCATGGGCATTGGCGAAAACTGCCATATTGCCTTCAACGACCCGCACGTGGCCCTGTTCGACGATCCGGTGCTGGTGAAAGTGGTTGACCTGGACACGGCCTGTCGGCAACAGCAGGTAAACGACGGTTGCTTTACCCATTTCGACGATGTACCGACCCACGCCCTCACGCTTACCGTACCGGCCCTGATGCAGGCTCCGCACGTATTTTGCATGGTGCCGGGCCACAACAAGGCACAGGCTATTGCGCATACCTTACAATCAGACATTACCGAACTGTACCCGTCGACCATTCTGCGTCGGCACGAAGACGCTACGCTGTTTATCGATGCCGACAGCGCATCGCTCCTGCCCGCACTCGATGAACATTCGGCCCAAGACTCTGTAGCATGA
- a CDS encoding Gfo/Idh/MocA family oxidoreductase, which produces MGQALAGTAALTLGGILPGFSPKSYARILGANDRIQVGMMGVNSRGLALASNFALQPNCQVRSVSDVDTRAADKCITTVEKLGEAKPQAVPDFRKALEDKDLDALIIAAPDHWHAPAALLASKAGKHVYLEKPCSHNPHEGELLVAAQKKYKNVIQMGNQRRSWPNVAAGVLAVRDGIIGRPYFAKGWYTNNRPSIGVGKASAVPSWLNYDLWQGPAPRQAFKDNILHYNWHWFWNWGTGESLNNGTHMLDLMRWGLNVDYPTRVTSTGGRYRYQDDWETPDTQVISLEFANNTGMTWEGRSCNGRTIEGSSVGVIFYGDKGALQIDGGNAYKVYDLDNNLVKEVKNDVVINARDRMNPSQALDALHIQNFFDAIRKGAALNSDILSGHQSTLLCQLGNIALRSGSTLDIDPATGRIKNNKAAERFWKREYQRGWEPTV; this is translated from the coding sequence ATGGGACAGGCACTGGCAGGTACGGCAGCCCTGACACTCGGCGGCATATTGCCCGGTTTCAGCCCCAAAAGTTACGCCCGGATTCTGGGGGCCAACGACCGCATTCAGGTGGGCATGATGGGTGTAAACAGCCGGGGGCTGGCCTTAGCAAGCAACTTTGCCCTGCAACCCAACTGTCAGGTTCGTTCGGTTTCCGACGTCGACACACGCGCGGCCGATAAGTGTATTACCACCGTTGAGAAACTGGGCGAGGCCAAACCGCAGGCGGTGCCCGATTTCCGAAAGGCGCTGGAAGACAAAGACCTCGACGCACTGATTATAGCAGCCCCCGATCACTGGCACGCACCGGCGGCCCTGCTGGCCTCTAAGGCAGGCAAGCATGTGTACCTCGAAAAGCCCTGTTCGCACAACCCGCACGAAGGCGAACTGCTGGTGGCCGCCCAGAAAAAATACAAGAATGTGATTCAGATGGGCAATCAGCGCCGATCATGGCCCAACGTAGCGGCCGGGGTGCTGGCCGTTCGCGACGGCATCATCGGTCGGCCGTACTTCGCCAAGGGCTGGTACACCAACAATCGGCCTTCGATCGGGGTCGGTAAAGCATCGGCTGTTCCGTCGTGGCTCAACTACGACCTGTGGCAGGGGCCCGCGCCCCGGCAGGCATTTAAAGACAATATTCTGCACTACAACTGGCACTGGTTCTGGAACTGGGGCACGGGCGAATCGCTCAACAATGGCACACACATGCTCGACCTGATGCGCTGGGGCCTGAACGTCGACTACCCCACCCGAGTGACCTCGACCGGTGGCCGATACCGGTATCAGGACGATTGGGAAACGCCCGACACGCAGGTCATCAGCCTCGAATTTGCCAACAATACCGGCATGACCTGGGAGGGCCGCAGTTGCAACGGCCGTACCATTGAAGGGAGCAGCGTAGGCGTCATTTTTTACGGCGACAAAGGGGCGCTGCAAATCGACGGGGGCAACGCCTACAAGGTGTACGACCTCGACAATAATCTTGTGAAAGAGGTCAAAAACGACGTTGTCATCAACGCCCGTGACCGTATGAATCCCTCGCAAGCCCTCGACGCCCTGCATATTCAGAACTTTTTCGACGCTATTCGAAAAGGCGCGGCCCTCAACTCCGACATTCTGAGCGGGCACCAAAGCACGCTACTCTGTCAGTTAGGCAACATCGCTCTGCGGTCGGGCAGTACGCTCGACATTGACCCCGCCACCGGGCGGATCAAAAACAACAAAGCCGCCGAGCGATTCTGGAAACGCGAATATCAACGCGGTTGGGAGCCAACGGTGTAA
- a CDS encoding N-acetylmuramoyl-L-alanine amidase family protein: MQTLFFAFVCALWALTNPGLLTGTNRLPETAATLRERPKPAPEQPDKRRGKNPKKSASAAKKQPAASRKPLSGTVYYLASGHGGPDPGAIGRYGKHLLPEDEYAYDVTIRLADLLRQQGATVYMIVHDPNDGIRNEAILKIDRDEVAYPRQRIPLNQNTRLDQTTSAVNRLYARHKGRFQRFITIHVDSRSVGEKIDVFFYHHTQSKSGARLARHIHRRFRANYKRYQPDRPYSGNVSARNTLYVVKNSHPPTVFIELGNIQNKLDQRRFLIPSNRQALANWMMQGIVDDFRTR; the protein is encoded by the coding sequence TTGCAGACACTCTTCTTTGCCTTCGTTTGTGCGCTTTGGGCTCTGACCAACCCCGGCCTTCTGACCGGCACAAACCGGTTGCCCGAAACGGCAGCTACCCTCCGCGAACGACCTAAGCCCGCACCAGAGCAGCCCGATAAACGGCGAGGAAAGAACCCGAAAAAATCGGCATCGGCGGCCAAGAAGCAACCGGCTGCGAGCCGCAAGCCGCTGAGCGGAACAGTATATTATCTGGCTTCCGGGCACGGCGGCCCCGACCCCGGTGCTATTGGTCGCTACGGCAAGCACCTGCTCCCCGAGGATGAGTACGCCTACGACGTGACGATCCGGCTGGCCGATTTACTCAGGCAACAGGGGGCTACGGTGTACATGATTGTACACGACCCAAACGACGGTATTCGGAATGAGGCTATCCTTAAAATCGACCGCGATGAGGTGGCTTACCCGCGTCAGCGTATTCCACTCAATCAAAATACCCGGCTCGATCAGACCACCTCGGCCGTAAATCGACTTTATGCCCGGCACAAAGGACGATTCCAGCGGTTTATTACCATTCACGTCGACAGCCGGAGTGTGGGCGAAAAAATCGACGTATTCTTTTATCACCACACCCAAAGTAAGTCGGGGGCGCGGCTGGCCCGGCATATTCACCGGCGGTTTCGGGCCAACTACAAACGCTACCAGCCCGACCGGCCGTACTCGGGCAACGTGTCGGCCCGTAATACGCTGTATGTGGTTAAAAACAGCCACCCGCCCACCGTTTTTATCGAACTGGGCAACATCCAGAACAAGCTCGACCAACGGCGGTTTCTGATTCCGTCGAACCGGCAGGCATTGGCCAACTGGATGATGCAGGGTATTGTGGATGATTTCCGCACGAGGTGA
- a CDS encoding OsmC family protein produces MKITRNASAHWAGTGKDGKGTLTTASTVLNQTQYSFNTRFEDGIGTNPEELVAAAHAGCFAMQLAFNIQQAGFAADTLDVRCDITLEDGGISSSKLTLKASVPNLDQAKFDELVAHAEKNCPISKLFNTHISVDATLA; encoded by the coding sequence ATGAAAATTACCCGCAACGCATCGGCACACTGGGCCGGCACTGGCAAAGATGGTAAAGGCACGCTGACTACCGCCAGCACAGTGCTGAACCAGACGCAGTACTCGTTTAATACCCGGTTTGAAGATGGTATTGGTACCAACCCCGAAGAGCTTGTAGCCGCTGCTCATGCAGGCTGCTTTGCCATGCAACTGGCGTTTAATATTCAACAGGCGGGTTTTGCCGCCGACACTCTCGATGTGCGCTGCGACATTACGCTCGAAGATGGCGGTATCAGCAGCTCAAAGCTGACCCTCAAGGCGAGCGTGCCCAACCTCGACCAGGCCAAGTTTGACGAATTGGTGGCCCATGCCGAGAAAAACTGCCCAATCTCGAAGCTGTTCAATACCCATATTTCCGTTGATGCTACCCTGGCCTAA
- a CDS encoding sugar MFS transporter, with product MKNKPEVVEVSSLSERDTMVSILLIGVLFFVFGFVTWVNAILIPYFKIACELTNFSSYLVTFAFYISYFIMSVPSSYLLKRVGFKKGMMVGFWVMALGAFIFVPAALTRSYPTFLLGLFTIGVGLAILQTAANPYITVLGPKERAAQRISIMGICNKGAGILAPLLFAAVILRATDTDLFSQLATMPASEKAAALDELVRRVIVPYSVIGTVLIGLGILVRVSPLPEINTEHETADVAAANVDKTSIFQFPHLILGALAIFLHVGTQVIAIDTIIGYAGSMGIPLLDAKVLPSYTLFATICGYIIGIALIPKVISQVNMFRICTVLGLVFTLLILFSRGNLSVLGLQADLSVWFVVLLGLANSLVWASIWPLALDGLGRFTKVGAALLIMGLSGNALLPLVYGLLADQYGLREAYWVLFPCYLYLAYYAFRGHRLRRWGMPVTAKSLVHEQQGSGYATP from the coding sequence ATGAAAAACAAACCAGAGGTTGTTGAAGTCAGCTCCCTCAGCGAACGCGATACGATGGTGTCGATTCTGCTGATTGGGGTGCTGTTCTTCGTATTCGGGTTCGTAACCTGGGTCAACGCCATTCTGATTCCCTACTTCAAAATCGCCTGCGAGCTAACCAATTTCAGTTCGTATCTGGTCACGTTTGCGTTCTATATTTCGTACTTCATCATGTCGGTGCCGTCGTCGTACCTGCTCAAGCGGGTGGGCTTCAAAAAAGGCATGATGGTTGGGTTCTGGGTGATGGCGTTGGGGGCCTTCATTTTTGTACCGGCCGCCCTTACCCGCTCCTACCCGACGTTTTTACTTGGGCTGTTTACGATTGGCGTCGGGCTGGCTATCCTGCAAACAGCGGCCAACCCCTACATCACCGTTCTGGGCCCCAAAGAGCGGGCGGCCCAACGCATCAGCATCATGGGAATCTGCAACAAAGGCGCGGGTATTCTGGCCCCGCTCCTGTTTGCCGCCGTGATTCTGCGGGCTACCGATACCGACCTGTTCAGCCAACTCGCCACCATGCCCGCTTCCGAAAAAGCGGCCGCCCTCGATGAGCTGGTGCGCCGGGTCATTGTCCCCTATTCGGTAATCGGCACCGTACTCATTGGGCTGGGGATTCTGGTGCGGGTGTCGCCCCTGCCCGAAATCAACACTGAGCACGAAACGGCTGATGTAGCCGCGGCCAACGTCGATAAAACCTCTATTTTCCAGTTCCCACACCTGATTCTGGGCGCTCTGGCTATCTTTCTGCACGTGGGCACACAGGTTATCGCCATCGACACGATCATCGGGTACGCCGGTTCGATGGGTATTCCCCTGCTCGACGCCAAGGTGTTGCCCTCGTACACCCTATTTGCCACAATTTGCGGCTACATCATCGGCATCGCCCTCATTCCGAAGGTCATCAGTCAGGTAAACATGTTCCGAATCTGCACGGTGCTGGGGCTGGTGTTTACGCTGCTGATTCTGTTCAGCCGGGGCAACCTCTCGGTGCTGGGCCTACAGGCCGATTTGTCGGTCTGGTTTGTGGTATTACTGGGGCTGGCCAACTCGCTTGTGTGGGCTAGTATCTGGCCGTTGGCTCTCGACGGGCTGGGCCGGTTTACCAAAGTGGGGGCCGCTCTGCTCATCATGGGTCTCAGCGGCAACGCCCTCCTACCGTTGGTGTATGGCCTGCTGGCCGACCAATACGGCCTGCGCGAGGCTTACTGGGTTTTATTTCCCTGTTATCTCTACCTGGCGTACTACGCCTTCCGGGGGCATCGGCTGCGCCGGTGGGGCATGCCGGTTACCGCTAAATCACTCGTTCATGAACAACAGGGAAGCGGCTATGCAACGCCTTAA
- a CDS encoding Crp/Fnr family transcriptional regulator: protein MSPSQQTVLHHQLREFAQLTEADLLLAEPFWQSRAIPRHDLFTFSHSVCRHVGFVLKGMFRVYYTDPKTEQEHNLYFVAEHTFLTSLKSLLTQTTCPYLIEALEDTELLVIEHDRLRELYQQSHGWERFGRLLAEHYFLINQTRSESLLTQSAEERYTDLLTRQPDILNRVSLGHIASYLGIKGPSLSRIRAQVAHR from the coding sequence ATGTCTCCGTCTCAACAAACGGTATTACATCATCAGTTACGCGAATTTGCCCAGCTTACCGAGGCAGACCTTCTCCTGGCCGAACCGTTCTGGCAGAGCCGGGCCATTCCCCGGCACGATTTGTTTACCTTCAGCCATTCGGTTTGCCGACACGTAGGGTTTGTGCTCAAAGGCATGTTCCGGGTCTATTACACGGACCCAAAAACCGAGCAGGAGCACAATCTGTACTTCGTAGCCGAACACACATTTTTGACCTCGCTCAAAAGCCTGTTAACCCAAACCACCTGCCCCTACCTGATCGAAGCTCTCGAAGACACCGAGCTGTTGGTTATCGAACACGACCGGCTCCGCGAGCTCTACCAGCAATCGCACGGTTGGGAGCGGTTTGGGCGGTTACTGGCCGAGCATTATTTTCTGATCAACCAGACCCGGTCGGAAAGCTTGCTGACCCAGTCGGCGGAGGAGCGCTATACCGATCTGTTGACCCGGCAACCCGATATTCTAAACCGGGTTTCGCTCGGACATATTGCTTCTTATCTGGGTATCAAAGGCCCGTCGTTAAGCCGTATCCGGGCCCAGGTAGCGCATCGTTGA
- the nagA gene encoding N-acetylglucosamine-6-phosphate deacetylase: MQRLKLTNGRVVTAQRIIPNGTVLVTGNQITDVCEGPLNVPDAVEIDVAGAYIAPGFIDIHVHGGGGHDFMDGTETAFLRIAELHAQHGTTAMVPTTLTSTQDQLLHTLDCYERAHGQNTQGAEFLGMHLEGPYFALNQRGAQDPRYIRDPDPAEYRAVLGYTNAVTRWSAAPERKGALAFGRYLRDNGVVAAIAHTDAVYDEVVAAVENGYSLATHLYSAMSTVTRRQGFRLAGVVESAYLIDELDVELIADGAHLPGPLLKLAYKIKGPDRTALITDAMRAAGMPPGPSILGNRDNGLPVIVEDGVAKMPNRQAFAGSVATADRLLRTIRTQTDIPLLDAVQMLTSTPARIMGVGDRKGSLTARKDADLVVFDDDCHVALTVVGGRIVFQREPEAVI; encoded by the coding sequence ATGCAACGCCTTAAACTGACCAACGGGCGGGTTGTTACGGCCCAACGGATTATCCCGAACGGGACGGTATTAGTCACCGGCAATCAGATTACCGACGTCTGTGAAGGTCCGCTCAACGTGCCCGACGCGGTCGAGATCGATGTGGCTGGGGCATACATCGCTCCGGGCTTTATCGACATTCACGTGCACGGGGGCGGAGGGCACGACTTTATGGATGGCACCGAAACGGCGTTTCTGCGCATTGCCGAGCTACACGCCCAACACGGCACCACCGCTATGGTGCCCACTACGCTGACGAGTACACAGGATCAGCTACTGCACACACTCGACTGCTACGAACGCGCCCACGGCCAGAACACGCAGGGGGCCGAGTTTCTGGGTATGCACCTGGAAGGGCCGTACTTTGCCCTGAACCAGCGTGGCGCTCAGGACCCACGCTACATTCGCGACCCCGACCCGGCCGAGTACCGGGCCGTACTGGGCTATACCAACGCCGTAACCCGCTGGAGTGCTGCCCCTGAGCGTAAAGGTGCTCTGGCGTTTGGCCGGTACCTGCGCGATAACGGCGTAGTGGCCGCCATTGCCCATACCGATGCCGTGTACGACGAGGTAGTAGCCGCCGTGGAAAATGGCTACAGTTTGGCTACGCACCTTTACAGCGCCATGTCGACGGTGACCCGGCGGCAGGGGTTCCGGTTGGCAGGGGTGGTCGAAAGTGCGTACCTGATCGATGAGCTAGACGTAGAGCTCATTGCCGACGGGGCTCACCTGCCGGGGCCGCTGCTCAAGCTGGCTTACAAGATCAAAGGCCCCGACCGCACGGCCCTCATTACCGATGCCATGCGGGCTGCGGGTATGCCGCCGGGGCCAAGTATCCTGGGCAATCGGGACAATGGACTGCCCGTGATTGTGGAGGATGGTGTTGCTAAAATGCCCAACCGACAGGCGTTTGCGGGTAGTGTGGCTACGGCTGACCGACTGCTGCGGACCATCCGTACCCAAACCGACATTCCGTTGCTCGATGCCGTGCAGATGCTCACAAGTACGCCCGCCCGCATCATGGGCGTGGGCGACCGCAAAGGCTCCCTCACCGCCCGGAAAGACGCCGACCTGGTTGTGTTCGACGACGATTGCCATGTTGCGCTCACGGTGGTCGGCGGCCGGATTGTGTTTCAGCGCGAGCCCGAAGCGGTAATTTAA
- a CDS encoding substrate-binding domain-containing protein gives MPPQTRPTEGDDVLMKKKELQGVKEIARRANVAIATVDRVIHNRGGVSEKTREKILAIIQELDYQPNLLARRLASGKSNRLVALIPSATPELDFWDAPRRGIQRADAEVRAYGLRVDELFFDLNDKQTFVEQTRLILANPPDGVVLAPMFVEEARAFALACGERGIPYVFIDSNIPDLASLSYIGPPLFESGYLAGRLSTYALRGAGRVLVVNLAADLESFTYRRIEEGFRAYLTEHRPACLVDRIDLHETDQTAVSTALSAYLTAHPDLDLIFVTNSRTFLVARFLESSSLPTKPMLIGYDLVQKNSQYLQQGTIDFLICHQPEDQGYRSIMALYQHLVFQTPVEAVHYMPIDIVTRENSLFYEN, from the coding sequence TTGCCCCCGCAAACCCGCCCGACCGAAGGGGACGATGTATTGATGAAAAAGAAAGAACTTCAGGGCGTCAAAGAAATAGCGCGTCGGGCCAATGTGGCCATTGCTACCGTCGACCGGGTGATTCATAACCGGGGCGGGGTGTCGGAAAAAACGCGGGAGAAAATCCTCGCCATCATTCAGGAGTTAGACTACCAGCCTAACCTGCTCGCCCGGCGGCTGGCGTCGGGCAAATCGAACCGGCTGGTGGCCCTCATCCCGTCGGCAACACCCGAACTGGATTTCTGGGACGCCCCCCGCCGGGGTATTCAGCGGGCCGATGCCGAGGTACGGGCGTACGGGCTGCGGGTGGATGAGCTTTTTTTCGACCTCAACGATAAGCAGACGTTTGTGGAGCAAACCCGTCTGATTCTGGCCAACCCGCCCGATGGCGTGGTGCTGGCGCCCATGTTTGTGGAAGAAGCGCGCGCGTTTGCCCTGGCGTGTGGGGAAAGGGGTATTCCGTATGTGTTTATCGACTCTAACATCCCCGACCTTGCCAGCCTGTCGTACATTGGCCCGCCCCTGTTTGAGAGTGGGTATCTGGCCGGTCGGCTGAGTACCTACGCCCTGCGGGGCGCGGGCCGGGTGCTGGTGGTCAACCTGGCCGCCGATCTGGAAAGCTTCACCTACCGACGCATCGAAGAGGGCTTCCGGGCGTACCTGACCGAGCATCGACCGGCTTGCCTCGTCGACCGGATCGACCTGCACGAAACGGATCAAACGGCCGTTTCAACCGCCCTTTCGGCTTACCTGACCGCCCACCCCGACCTCGACCTGATTTTTGTGACCAACTCCCGGACGTTTCTGGTGGCCCGGTTCCTCGAATCGAGTTCGTTACCGACCAAACCGATGCTTATTGGGTACGATCTGGTGCAAAAAAACAGCCAATACCTTCAGCAGGGCACCATTGATTTTCTAATTTGCCATCAGCCCGAAGATCAGGGCTACCGGAGCATTATGGCCCTGTACCAGCATCTGGTGTTTCAGACTCCGGTCGAAGCGGTGCACTACATGCCTATTGACATCGTTACCCGCGAGAATAGCCTTTTTTACGAAAACTAA